The Streptococcus oralis Uo5 genome includes a window with the following:
- a CDS encoding S1C family serine protease, whose amino-acid sequence MKHLQKFYKKGVKVLAIILIGFLSGALGSFVTLQLYQKQGNQATNNNSGTVTQTSYKNENSTTQAVNKVKDAVVSIITYSSSSSRQSSVFNGDETNSDSDNQQIASEGSGVIYKKDDKDAYLVTNTHVINGASKVDIRLADGTKVPGEIVGSDTFSDIAVVKISSEKVTTVAEFGDSSQLSVGETAIAIGSPLGSEYANTVTQGIISSLNRNVSLKSEDGQAISTKAIQTDTAINPGNSGGPLVNIQGQVIGITSSKIASNGGTSVEGLGFAIPSNDAQNIIKQLESNGKVTRPALGIQMVNLSNVGASDLRKLNIPSSLTSGVVVRSVQNNMPANGHLQKYDVITKVDDKEIASSTDLQHALYNHAIGDTIKVTYYRNGKEETTSIKLDKNSGDLES is encoded by the coding sequence AAAACAAGGAAATCAAGCTACGAATAATAATTCTGGCACTGTCACTCAAACATCATATAAGAATGAAAATTCAACCACTCAAGCAGTAAATAAAGTTAAGGATGCTGTTGTCTCAATCATTACTTATTCTTCTTCTAGCAGTAGACAAAGTAGTGTATTTAATGGTGATGAAACTAATTCTGATTCAGACAATCAACAAATCGCAAGTGAGGGATCAGGTGTTATCTATAAAAAAGATGATAAAGATGCCTATCTTGTAACTAATACTCACGTTATCAATGGAGCTTCAAAAGTTGATATTCGCTTGGCAGATGGTACCAAGGTTCCTGGTGAAATTGTCGGATCTGATACTTTCTCTGATATTGCTGTCGTTAAAATTTCTTCAGAAAAAGTTACAACAGTAGCAGAATTTGGGGATTCAAGCCAACTTAGTGTTGGAGAAACAGCGATTGCTATTGGTAGTCCTCTAGGTTCAGAATATGCTAATACAGTTACACAGGGAATCATCTCAAGTCTTAATCGAAATGTTTCTCTAAAATCTGAAGATGGTCAAGCTATTTCAACAAAAGCCATTCAAACAGATACGGCTATTAACCCTGGTAACTCTGGTGGTCCACTTGTAAACATTCAAGGACAAGTAATTGGTATTACATCAAGTAAAATTGCAAGTAATGGTGGAACATCTGTAGAAGGTCTTGGTTTTGCAATTCCTTCAAACGATGCACAAAATATCATTAAACAGCTTGAAAGTAATGGTAAAGTGACTCGTCCAGCTCTTGGAATTCAAATGGTCAATCTGTCAAATGTTGGAGCTAGTGATCTTAGAAAACTTAACATTCCAAGTAGCCTCACTTCAGGTGTAGTTGTTCGATCTGTTCAAAACAATATGCCAGCAAATGGACATCTTCAAAAATACGATGTCATTACCAAAGTTGACGACAAAGAGATTGCTTCATCAACAGACCTACAACACGCTCTTTACAATCATGCTATCGGAGATACTATCAAAGTAACCTACTACCGTAATGGTAAGGAGGAAACAACCTCAATTAAACTAGATAAGAATTCTGGTGATTTAGAGTCTTAA